A window of Aeromicrobium sp. A1-2 contains these coding sequences:
- the gnd gene encoding phosphogluconate dehydrogenase (NAD(+)-dependent, decarboxylating), translating to MDIGIVGLGKMGGNMRTRLRNADVTVVGYDRNPDISDASSLADMVDRLPSPKIVWVMVPAGDITRATVEELIELLGEGDVIVDGGNSRWTDDEKHAALAEKKNIGYVDCGVSGGVWGLDNGYALMAGGTSEDIAKVQFAFDALKPEGDSGFVHAGRVGAGHFSKMVHNGIEYAMMQAYAEGFELLEKVDMVDNVTEVFDSWRTGTVVRSWLLDLLVKALEEDPGLSKVRGYAEDSGEGRWTVEAAIDNAVPMHTIAASLFARFSSRQEESPAMQAVAAMRQQFGGHAVRAAEEAGVAPADPNPSDPV from the coding sequence ATGGACATCGGAATCGTCGGTCTCGGCAAGATGGGCGGCAACATGCGCACGCGCCTGCGCAATGCCGACGTCACAGTGGTCGGCTACGACCGCAATCCGGACATCAGCGACGCGTCGTCCCTGGCCGACATGGTGGACCGGCTGCCCAGCCCCAAGATCGTCTGGGTCATGGTTCCCGCCGGTGACATCACTCGGGCGACGGTCGAGGAGCTCATCGAGCTGCTCGGCGAGGGCGATGTCATCGTCGACGGCGGCAACTCGCGCTGGACCGACGACGAGAAGCACGCGGCCCTGGCCGAGAAGAAGAACATCGGCTACGTCGACTGTGGCGTCAGCGGTGGCGTGTGGGGACTCGACAACGGCTACGCCCTGATGGCCGGCGGCACGTCTGAGGACATCGCCAAGGTGCAGTTCGCCTTCGATGCGCTCAAGCCCGAGGGCGACTCGGGGTTCGTCCATGCAGGTCGCGTCGGCGCCGGGCACTTCTCCAAGATGGTTCACAACGGCATCGAGTACGCCATGATGCAGGCGTACGCCGAGGGCTTCGAGCTGCTCGAGAAGGTCGACATGGTCGACAACGTCACCGAGGTCTTCGATTCATGGCGCACCGGCACGGTCGTTCGATCCTGGTTGCTCGACCTGCTGGTCAAGGCGCTCGAGGAGGACCCGGGCCTGTCAAAGGTCCGCGGCTACGCCGAGGACTCGGGCGAGGGCCGTTGGACCGTTGAGGCCGCGATCGACAACGCGGTGCCGATGCACACGATCGCGGCATCGTTGTTCGCACGATTCAGCTCCCGCCAGGAGGAGTCGCCCGCGATGCAGGCCGTCGCCGCGATGCGCCAGCAGTTCGGCGGACATGCCGTGCGTGCCGCCGAGGAGGCTGGTGTCGCTCCCGCCGATCCGAATCCTTCGGATCCCGTCTAG
- the dnaN gene encoding DNA polymerase III subunit beta — protein MKFRIDRDTLADAVAWTARSLPNRPSVPVLAGLLIETAADGLTLSGFDYETSTRATLPAEVSADGRALVSGRLLAEIVKSLPAKPVDVSLDGTKVQVVCGNARFSLQTMPVEEYPQLPEMPTASGTIKADDFATAVSQASAAAGRDEMLPLLTGVRLELEGSKISLMATDRFRASLRDLEWYPESSDLSAQALVPARVLNETARALTSGGDVTIAVSSGEAGDGLIGFEGVVGNGTRRTTTRLLEGDFPRVRQLFQAQAETVAYVETQAFVDSVKRVALVAERNTPVRLSFSDGQLLLEAGSGDEAQASESIEATINGADISIGFNPTYLLEGLAVMSDPVVHLSFTQHTKPAAISGVSEIGADPDVAFRYLIMPVRLQS, from the coding sequence GTGAAATTCCGCATCGACCGCGACACGCTCGCCGACGCCGTCGCCTGGACAGCGCGCAGCCTGCCCAACCGTCCGAGCGTCCCGGTCCTCGCCGGTCTCCTGATCGAGACGGCCGCGGATGGCTTGACCCTGTCGGGCTTCGATTACGAGACCTCGACCCGCGCGACGCTCCCGGCCGAGGTCAGCGCCGACGGCCGCGCTCTGGTCTCGGGACGTCTCCTGGCCGAGATCGTCAAGTCCCTCCCGGCGAAGCCGGTCGACGTCTCGCTCGATGGCACCAAGGTCCAGGTCGTGTGCGGCAACGCGCGCTTCAGCCTGCAGACCATGCCCGTCGAGGAGTACCCGCAGCTGCCCGAGATGCCAACCGCATCCGGCACGATCAAGGCCGACGACTTCGCCACGGCGGTGTCCCAGGCCAGTGCCGCCGCGGGGCGCGACGAGATGCTTCCGCTGCTGACCGGCGTCCGGCTCGAGCTGGAAGGTTCGAAGATCTCGCTGATGGCGACCGACCGATTCCGCGCCAGCCTGCGTGATCTCGAGTGGTATCCCGAGTCCAGTGACCTCTCCGCCCAGGCGCTCGTGCCAGCGCGGGTCCTCAACGAGACGGCAAGAGCCCTGACCTCCGGCGGCGATGTGACCATCGCGGTGTCGTCGGGCGAGGCCGGCGACGGACTGATCGGCTTCGAGGGCGTCGTGGGCAACGGCACCCGCCGCACCACGACCCGCCTGCTCGAGGGGGACTTCCCCCGCGTGCGTCAGCTGTTCCAGGCCCAGGCCGAGACGGTCGCGTACGTCGAGACACAGGCGTTCGTCGACTCGGTCAAGCGCGTCGCCCTGGTGGCGGAGCGCAACACACCCGTACGCCTGAGCTTTTCGGACGGGCAGCTGCTGCTCGAGGCCGGAAGCGGCGACGAGGCCCAGGCCTCGGAGTCGATCGAGGCGACAATCAACGGGGCCGACATCTCGATCGGCTTCAACCCGACCTACCTGCTGGAAGGGCTCGCGGTCATGTCCGATCCGGTCGTGCACCTGTCCTTCACCCAGCACACCAAACCTGCTGCGATATCAGGCGTATCGGAGATCGGAGCCGACCCGGACGTCGCGTTCCGCTACCTGATCATGCCGGTTCGCCTGCAGAGCTGA
- the dnaA gene encoding chromosomal replication initiator protein DnaA: MSDGQEPSPEEHLNRVWQGAVDTLSPGAKVWVYSAKPLTLHNNILIVAVQDDLTRAQLESRVRPALEHAISTALQQQTRLVVTIEPTLIDFSQSPQDDMSTNRPNRYVPDSDLDDDDDAQDEFVPSWAERKTGPPRIGSVAEARLNPRYLFENFVIGSSNRFAHAAAVAVAEAPGKAYNPLVIHGESGLGKTHLLHAIGHYVLNLYPSSRVRYVNSEEFTNDVINAIRENRTAALKRKYREIDVLLVDDIQFLEGKESTQTEFFHTFNALHNENKQIVMTSDRPPKNLTTLEDRLRNRFEWGLTTDVQPPDLETRIAILRKKAANEKLTAPADVLEFIASKVQTNIRELEGALIRATAFANLNGTTVDLQLAQIVLKDLIAEGEEPDITVGMIMAQTAAYSEFSIDDLCSTNRSRDLVLARQIAMYLCRELTEMSLPKIGQEFGNRDHTTVMHADRKIRKLMAEKHAVYNQVTELTARIKQQARQS; the protein is encoded by the coding sequence ATGAGCGACGGCCAGGAACCCAGCCCGGAAGAACATCTCAACCGCGTCTGGCAGGGAGCCGTCGACACACTCTCCCCGGGGGCGAAGGTCTGGGTCTACTCGGCCAAGCCGCTCACGCTGCACAACAACATCCTGATTGTCGCAGTGCAGGACGACCTGACCCGCGCACAGCTTGAGTCCCGTGTGCGCCCCGCGCTCGAACACGCGATCAGCACGGCACTGCAGCAGCAGACGCGCCTCGTCGTCACGATTGAGCCGACTCTGATTGACTTCAGTCAAAGTCCACAAGACGATATGTCGACAAATCGACCTAACCGCTACGTGCCCGACAGCGATCTCGACGATGACGACGATGCGCAGGACGAGTTCGTGCCGAGCTGGGCGGAGCGCAAGACCGGTCCACCGCGCATCGGCAGCGTGGCCGAGGCACGACTCAACCCCCGATACCTGTTCGAGAACTTCGTCATCGGCTCGTCCAACCGATTTGCGCACGCCGCGGCCGTCGCCGTCGCGGAGGCGCCGGGCAAGGCGTACAACCCCTTGGTCATCCACGGCGAGTCCGGTCTGGGCAAGACCCACCTGCTGCACGCGATAGGCCACTACGTCCTCAACCTCTATCCCTCGTCGCGGGTGCGCTACGTCAACAGCGAGGAGTTCACGAACGACGTCATCAACGCGATTCGTGAGAACCGCACTGCCGCGCTCAAGCGCAAGTATCGGGAGATCGACGTCCTCCTGGTCGACGACATCCAGTTCCTGGAGGGCAAGGAGTCGACACAGACCGAGTTCTTCCACACGTTCAACGCACTGCACAACGAGAACAAGCAGATCGTCATGACGTCGGACCGGCCACCCAAGAACCTCACGACCCTCGAGGACCGGTTGCGCAATCGATTCGAATGGGGCCTGACGACCGACGTCCAACCACCCGATCTCGAGACCCGCATCGCGATCCTCCGCAAGAAGGCCGCCAACGAGAAGCTCACAGCGCCGGCGGACGTGCTCGAATTCATCGCCAGCAAGGTGCAGACCAACATTCGAGAGCTCGAGGGTGCGCTGATTCGGGCCACGGCCTTCGCGAACCTCAACGGCACCACGGTCGACCTGCAGCTCGCACAGATCGTCCTCAAGGACCTCATTGCCGAGGGCGAGGAACCCGACATCACGGTCGGCATGATCATGGCGCAGACCGCGGCGTACTCCGAGTTCTCGATCGACGACCTGTGCAGCACCAACCGCAGCCGCGATCTGGTGCTCGCGCGCCAGATCGCGATGTACCTGTGCCGAGAGCTCACCGAGATGTCGCTGCCAAAGATCGGACAGGAATTCGGCAACCGCGACCACACCACGGTGATGCACGCCGATCGCAAGATCCGCAAGCTCATGGCTGAGAAGCACGCGGTCTACAACCAGGTCACCGAGCTGACCGCCCGCATCAAGCAGCAAGCCCGACAGTCATGA
- the rpmH gene encoding 50S ribosomal protein L34, which translates to MSKRTFQPNTRRRSKKHGFRLRMRTRAGRAILGDRRRKGRAKLSA; encoded by the coding sequence GTGAGCAAGCGTACTTTCCAGCCGAACACCCGTCGTCGTAGCAAGAAGCACGGCTTCCGCCTTCGCATGCGCACCCGCGCCGGCCGCGCCATCCTGGGCGACCGTCGCCGCAAGGGCCGCGCCAAGCTGTCTGCCTGA
- the rnpA gene encoding ribonuclease P protein component, whose protein sequence is MLARVQRMRSGDDFRHTIRRGAKGAQPTLVTHVVPGTGGPTSVGFVVSKAVGSAVDRNRVKRRLRHLMRERVDVFPAGSRVVVRALPTSNGASSTTLAEQLDVALARAGAR, encoded by the coding sequence TTGCTCGCACGCGTTCAACGCATGCGCAGCGGGGATGACTTCCGGCACACGATCCGTCGTGGAGCCAAAGGCGCTCAGCCAACCCTCGTCACCCATGTCGTTCCGGGAACCGGCGGACCTACGTCCGTCGGTTTCGTCGTGAGCAAGGCCGTGGGTTCGGCGGTGGACCGCAACCGGGTCAAGCGTCGGTTGCGTCACTTGATGCGCGAACGGGTGGATGTTTTTCCAGCAGGGTCGCGCGTTGTCGTGCGAGCCCTTCCGACGTCGAATGGCGCGAGCTCAACGACGTTGGCCGAGCAGCTGGACGTGGCCCTGGCGCGGGCCGGTGCTCGGTGA
- the yidD gene encoding membrane protein insertion efficiency factor YidD — MKYPLIWLLKAYRFAISPLYGQVCRYHPTCSAYALQAVETHGAIRGTWLAGRRVLRCHPWSAGGYDPVPQSHRGEQCSAS; from the coding sequence GTGAAGTACCCCTTGATCTGGCTGTTGAAGGCCTATCGATTTGCGATCAGCCCGCTGTACGGGCAGGTCTGCCGCTATCACCCGACCTGTTCGGCCTACGCTTTGCAGGCCGTGGAGACTCACGGAGCGATACGCGGGACCTGGCTGGCGGGTCGGCGCGTCCTGCGTTGCCATCCCTGGAGTGCCGGCGGCTATGACCCGGTACCCCAGTCACACAGAGGAGAACAATGTTCGGCTTCCTAG